The genomic region GTCAAATTCTTGCACAGGTCAAGCAGGTTGTTAAGAATGGACAGGGGGTCCCTGGATTTGGTAGGAAAATTAGTGAGTTGTTTAAGCATGCAATCACAGCTGGTAAGAGGGTTAGAACTGATACCAATATCTCTTCCGGATCAGTATCAGTTAGTTCAGCCGCAGTCGAGCTTGCTCTGCTGAAACACCTTCCAGATCAAGATTCTTCTATGCCCCCACGCGTTTTAATTGTTGGAGCCGGCAAGATGGGAAAACTTGTGATCAGACACTTGGTTGCTAAAGGATGTAAAAAGATGGTTGTAGTTAACAGGACAGAGGATAGAGTTACTGCCATCCGCGAGGAGTTGAGTACGGATGGTGCTGTTATAATAGAGTATAAACCTTTCTCTGAGTTGTTATCATGTGCTGCTCAGGCTGATGTAATATTCACCTGTACTTCTTCGAAAGATCCTCTATTCGTAAAGGAGAGTGTTCAAGCTGCTCTCCCTTCTGAAGATGGGTGCCGGACTAGGCTTTTTGTCGATATTTCTGTTCCTCGGAATGTGGAGTCTAGTGTCTCAGAACTTGAAGGTGCATGTGTTTACAATGTGGACAATCTTAAAGAGGTTGTAGAAGCTAATAAGGAGGATCGGTTGCGGAAGAAAATGGAAGCTGATTCCATCATTGCCGAGGAAGTGAAACAATTTGAAGCACTGAAAGACTCCCTTGAGATGGTTCCAACTATCAAAAAACTCAGGGCATATGCTGAAAGAATTAGGGTTGCTGAGGTTGAAAAGTGTTTGTCTAAGATGGGCGATGTTGATATCTCTGAAAACAACAAGAAGGCTATCTATGATGTCAGCCTAGGAATAGTAAACAAGCTGCTACATGGACCAATGCAGCATCTGAAATGTGATGCGACTGAAAACCGGACTTTGAGTGACATACTTGGAAATATGCACGCCCTTAACAGAATATTTAGTCTTGATAAAGAGATGGAAGACAAGCTACAcgccaagatagaacaaaatcaGAAGCAATCCTCCAGAGGTCAATCAGTTTCAGCCAAGTTCAGTTAGAAACATTCAGATCCCTGTTTTCTGTCAATTTGCTAGTTTCAACTGTATCAAATTATCTAGGATACATGatgaaaatattcttttttaggCCATAGATAGCCAATATTATTCCCTCAGATTGTTGGAAAGTCTGTCATAGTTGCAGTTGTATTTGTTACACTTATTTGTTCTATATAGCAATTGTTGAATCCAAAGGAGTATTCATCAAAAAAAGTATGTTCAATCTGTTTTACTTAATCGCTTTCAGATATTTTTCTTCCAATCATCCTAGTTAATTGATCTGAGAGGGTGTGGACGAAGTTACTCAGTACCTACAATCAATTTCACGAGATGTAGCATATTTTCATATACCATTAAATACCCTTTTACCGGGATGTAGCATATTTTCATATACCATTAAATACCCTTTTACCGATAATTCAACTTAATCTTCAATTTTATATCAATGAATGAATTGACTTGCATTAGTCATACTTGTTGGTTAAACATAACatttaaaattcataatcacTATTTGAACAAGAGAAAGAGCAAGTCATCATATACATGTTTTGTTCCAGTTTGTCAATTTTTAAAGTCAAAGAAAACTGAATTAA from Capsicum annuum cultivar UCD-10X-F1 unplaced genomic scaffold, UCD10Xv1.1 ctg82241, whole genome shotgun sequence harbors:
- the LOC107852366 gene encoding glutamyl-tRNA reductase 1, chloroplastic-like, giving the protein ILAQVKQVVKNGQGVPGFGRKISELFKHAITAGKRVRTDTNISSGSVSVSSAAVELALLKHLPDQDSSMPPRVLIVGAGKMGKLVIRHLVAKGCKKMVVVNRTEDRVTAIREELSTDGAVIIEYKPFSELLSCAAQADVIFTCTSSKDPLFVKESVQAALPSEDGCRTRLFVDISVPRNVESSVSELEGACVYNVDNLKEVVEANKEDRLRKKMEADSIIAEEVKQFEALKDSLEMVPTIKKLRAYAERIRVAEVEKCLSKMGDVDISENNKKAIYDVSLGIVNKLLHGPMQHLKCDATENRTLSDILGNMHALNRIFSLDKEMEDKLHAKIEQNQKQSSRGQSVSAKFS